The region CCGGAACACGTTCCCTAGCGAGCCACCACTCCGGCGGACCGCAGGTTGGTATGGTCGACGGTAGCGTGATTCAACTTTCCCCAGAACTGCCGCCGGAATTGCTCCGTGCGATGATTACCATCAATGGTGGCGAGAAAATCATCGCTGACGAAAACACTCTCGGCGGGTATCGCTCGGAACGTTAACTCGTTTCCGTTTCGGCTGGGGCCGTTCTTACTTCGCCCAGCGGACGAAAGCCGTAAGTTTTTGTTTCCGGTTCGATGACAAAGTCGTAGCCGAGCCAGAACATCACGCCGACACCCAGGGCCAATAAGCTGAACAACCCCAGGCCGGCCGACACCAGATAGTTGGCCACTGGATTGGTCGTGGAATCTTCGACGAGGCCTTCCAGCAAAATGGTGGCGTCAGGGTGGTTAGGCACTGTCTTGATAGGAACTTCGGTGGCGTCTGCTAAATATTCGTAGTACGCCGGAGTGACTTCCTTGTTGTGAATTACCGACTGACCGTCGTCCGAGGTGACTTCAAATTCGATGCGCGTGGTGACGCCATTGGGAGCCAGAAAGCGGCGGACGATCGGGGCGGTGGATTCAATGCCTTGTTCGGCCAGCAGTGCGTCGACTCGTTGCTGGTCGATTGCCGTAGTGGTCATAAAGACCGATCCGGCGATCATAAACGCGGCAAATGCGAACGCCCCCAATGCCTGCCAGCGAGCCTTTCGGCGGTGAAGCGTGCTTGACCGCTCTGGATTTTGCGAAGCGACTTGTTGCTTCAATATGGTGACCAGGTCTTCGTAGCCTTCGACGACCGACGGAATACGTGCGATCCGCTTTCCTTCGACATTCATTACGTCCAGATACTTCTGCTGCTGAATACCAGCTTCGCCCTGCGAGACCATCCCGACTTGTTCCCAGGGCGTGGTGACGACGTTGTTTCCTTTGATGGTCGAGATGCCTTCTTCGCCAACGCTGATCTCTTGCGGAGCTTTGGCCAAATTCCAGGCATGCGTCAGTAGCGAGAACGCAATAATGGTCGGAACCGTCGACATCATGTGCAGCGTGATCTGCCCCTGCGAGGTGAACAGATTGATCACGAAACCGATCACTGCGACGAAAATCAGCGCGACACCTCCTAAAGTGAAGAGGGCCACTTGGTTTGAGTTATCGCTGGCGAGACGAAACGTCCGCGAAGAAACCTGGGGCATGAGAATGTTCTCACGTCGAAGGGGGCTGCAGGGTAGTTCGGAAGCGGAGTCCGGATTACACCACATGCCGGCAAGAGATGCTACCAAAAAAGAGAACCCCGCAAATTCGCTAGGAACTTGCGGGGCCTCATTGGTAGCCTGATCGGATTCTCAGAAGAGGTTCCGACAGGGAATGTGGTTGCCTACCGGCAACCCGCCGGTAGCCGTTAGGCAGAGCCACCTCTACGGCAAATACAGACAGATTCCACTGGAACACCTCCTTTCTACTAAAGCTCACCTTTGGTTGGACAGAACGCCGTGTAGAGCCAACCGCCGGTCTTCAGTAATGCCGCGATGCGTTATCGCGACCCTTCGGTAAACTTCACTTTGAACCATGAAATCTTAATTGGCAAGACCAATTTTCAATTCACGTTTCGCTGTGAACGCCCCCTTAGGACAGGGCAATGAATTGTAGGTTCACGCCCTCAGCGAGGAAAGTAGCAAATTTTTTCGGACCGCAAACGATTGCTCGTCTACGATCGGTTCGTAGTGGCCCATTTCCAGCGGGGCATCAAGCTCGACCCAACTCTTGCAGCCGGCCATCGCTTCGGTCGGCATAACCGTTACCGGCGTGGAAACCTCATACGCTCGTACCACTAAAAGGTGGATGCCCGGGCTGCGATAATGAAACCGCATCTGCAGCGCTTCGTGGTTTAAGATCTGCTCGAACATCGACGCCGCCAGCTTCGCTTCGTCTTCCACGTAAACGGCATCGGTCACTTCGCAAACCAGGCTCATCGTCACCTCGGGGGAAGTCGCCGGCTGCGTGAACTCCGGGTGCTCTTTCAAAAGCTGTTGACCGAGCGAGTTCAGCTTCGCCCCGGCCTCGTGGAAGTGTGTCGGATAAAGCCAGAACCGATCCTTCGGCAGCTCGAACTCTCCTTCCGGTTCCGAAATGCCCCCTTTGCGGGCCAAGACAATCTGTTGACCACGACGGATGGCCTCGCAGACGACGTTCCACTCTTTCAGGGCAAGTTGACAACTCATATCGAAGGTCGTCCCTTCCTTTTAAGGACCGATTACGCAGCTTTAAATCGACGTAAAGTCAATCTGGCCGCCGAATTAATGTGGCATAACGCGCAGCGACTTGCTAAGTTTGAACGTAGCACTACTCACCCCCTCCCGCCTCCGCTGACCTACCTGCAGAAATGATAATGATGGTGCCACAATCCGTAAGGACTGCGTTCGCCGCGTCGCTACTGCTGCTTATGTTGTCTGGCAGTGGGCAAGCTGCGGAATTGGAACCACCCACGTTCGATGCCGCTCAGCTCGAATTCTTCGAGAAGGATATCCGACCTATTCTGGTCCAGCGCTGCTACGAATGCCATGGCCCCGATTCGGATGCCCCTGGCGGCGGGCTCTATCTCACCTCCCGCGGAGCCATCCTCGATGGCGGCGATAGCGGCGAAGCCATTGTTGTCGGCAAGCCGGATGAAAGCTTGCTGATCGAATCGATTCATTACGACGGCATCTACCAAATGCCTCCCAAGTCGAAGATGCCTGCCGACGAAATCGCCAAGCTCGAGCGTTGGGTCAAGTTGGGCGCACCCTGGCCGGCCGGCGAGGAAAGCAATACGCCCAAGAAAGAAGTCTTCGACATCGAGCAGCGCAAAGCAAAGCACTGGGCCTGGCAGCCGGTTCAGCGGCCAGAACTGCCAGCGGTGAAAAACGAGGTCTGGCCTCAAGACCCACTCGATCGTTTTATCTTGGCCAAGCTCGAAGAAGCGAAACTCGCTCCCAACTCTCCTGCAGAAAAGACAACCCTCTTGCGCCGTGTCTACTTCGATCTGATCGGCTTGCCGCCGCAGCCGGACGAAGTGAAAGCGTTCCTCGCCGATTCGTCGCCTGACGCGTTGGCCAAAGTGGTCGATCGCCTGCTCGCTTCCCCTCGCTATGGCGAACATTGGGGACGTCATTGGCTCGACCTCGTGCGTTATGCCGAATCGCGAGGACACGAGTTCGACTACGACATTCCCAACGCCTACGAATATCGCGACTACGTTATTCGTTCGTTGAACGAGGACATCCCGTACAACCAGTTGGTGATCGAGCATGTCGCTGGCGACTTATTGAAGGAGCCCCGTCGCAACAAAGAAGCGGGCTACAACGAGTCGGTCCTTGGCACCGGGTTTTGGCATCTGGGAGATTGGGTTCACTCGCCGGTCGATATCCGCAAGGACGAAACCGACCGCTTCGACAACATGCTCGATGTGATGAACAAAGCGTTTCTCGGGCTGACAGTCACATGTGCGCGTTGTCACGATCATAAGTTCGACGCCATTTCTCAGGCCGACTACTATGCCCAAATGGGTTTCCTTCAAAGCTCTGCCTATCGCCAGGTTCGCTTTGAAACGGCCGAGCACAATCAGCAAATCGCTCAGGCTCTCGAGTCGCTTCGCGAAGAGTTCCAAAACAAAGCAGTACAAGCCTATCAGCAAAGTATCGACCAAGCGGCTGAGCGCTGGAAGAAAGAACTGCAAACGCCTGAGTCGGCTTGGAATGTCGCACTCGCGAAAGCAGTTCAGGACGGAAAACATCCGCTCCACTTCTGGGCCAAGTATCTTGCTGCCTCTGCCGAACAACAGCCAAGTGTTTTGGCCGCAGCCAAGAACGTAATGGACAAGCAGCAAGCCGACGCCGCTGCTTACCGGGGGCAGATCGTTCACGACTTTGCCCGACTTGTCCCCAATCAGTGGCGAACCGACGGCGTCGCCTTCGGTAGCCAGCCTCGTGCCGCCGGCGAATTTGTCTGGGACGTATCATCACCTCCGTCACTGCGAGGCGTTCGTACCGACGGCGCGGCCGTTTACGACACGCGTTGGAGCGGACTGAAAATCGCGAAGGGTGTTCAGGATGACTTCGGTAAGACACGAAATTGGAATCGCGCCGGGCGAACGCTGAAGACACGTACGTTTGATTTAAGCGATGGCCGGATTCATTATCTCGTCAAAGGGAGCGGCAGGGCTTTTGCGGTGGTCGACTCTCATCGTCTCGTACAAGGCCCGCTGCATGGAGCGACTGTGAAGGAATGGAAGTCGAACGACGCCGGTCAGATTCGTTGGATCACGCACGACCTTCGCGACTACCAAGGGCACGCCGTCCATGTCGAGCTGACACCGATCGATAACCAGCCGATGGAAATCTTGCAGATTGCCGAAGGGGAAACGCACCCTCCACTGCCAGCACCGCAAGTTGCGTCGGCCGCTTCGCTACAGCCGTCGGAAAATGCCATTGGTTCGTTGGTCGAGGCATTGAAACAAGCTCCGCATTCTGCCGACGGCGCCCCGCTGGCCGATTGGCTGGTGCGTCATTGGGACAAGCTGATGCCAGAGAAAGCGAACCCATTCGATGCGTTGGCCCAGCAGTACCGAGAACAATCGGACGCGATCATGGCCAATGCCAAGTGGGCGTCCCGCACGGCGCCTGGGATGTGGGATAACTCAGCCGAGAGCGAATATCTGCTGATCCGAGGGAACACGCTCAACCCGGCCGATCAGGTCGAACGGCAGCTGCTCACCGCCATTCAAGCGGAGTCTCAGTCGTACGACGCTCATGGGAGTGGTCGCTTGGAACTCGCCCACCAGATGATGCATCCCGACAATCCGTTTGCCTCGCGTGTGGCGGTCAATCGAATCTGGCACTACCTAATGGGACGCGGGATCGTTCGCTCGGTCGATAACTTCGGCGTGCTGGGCGAGCAGCCGACGCATCCGGAATTGCTTGATTATCTGGCGAGTGAATTCGTCGCCGATGGTTGGTCGTTGAAACGAATGATTCGTCGGGTCGTGTTGTCGCAGACCTATCAAATGTCGTCCGTGCAAGCGGGCGCCGCGGAAGAGCAAGATCCGAAAAACGATCTGTTTCATCGTACGGAAGTAAAGCGTCTGACCGGCGAAGCGATTCGCGACAGTTTGCTTTCTGTCAGCGGGAAGCTCGACGAAAAGATGTATGGCCGCAGTGTTCCTGTCCATCTGACATCGTTCATGCAAGGACGAGGCCGACCCAGCAAGAGCGGTCCCGTCGACGGCCAAGGTCGCCGCAGCGTGTATCTTGAGATTCGGCGGAACTTCCTCTCTCCGATGATGCTGGCCTTCGACACGCCGCAGCCGATCACGACGATCGGTCGTCGGAACCAATCGAACGTGCCGGCCCAGTCGTTGATATTGCTGAACGACCCCATGGTGATCGAGCAGTGCGAGCATTGGGCGAAAAAGGCCATCGCCGAAACGCCCGACGATGCCCACTTGCGGATCGAGCGAATGATTCAGGAAGCGTTTTCGCGGCCACCGACCGAGGCGGAGCAAGCGTTGGCGCTACAGTTTCTTGATTCGCATGCGAAGACACTAGGCGTCGATCCGAATCAGACGCTGGCATCGGTCGAGCTGTGGCGTGACCTGGCCCATGTGTTGGTCAACGCGAAGCCATTCATTTTTGTTCGTTAGTCGCGGAGAGATCGCGTGAATTGTTGTTCTTCTCAACAGGGCAAGATGAGTCGTCGGCAGCTGCTTTCCAGCGCCGCGTGCGGTTTCGGTTCGTTGGCACTCAACTGGATGCTGCATCGTGACGCGACCGCAAGTGAACGCTTGGGACTGTTAGGGTCACCCCATGCTGCTCCGAAAGTGAAGAGCGTCATCTTCTTGTACATGGATGGCGGTCCTTCGCAAGTCGATACGTTCGATCCGAAACCGCTGCTGAAGAAGTACGACGGTAAGCCCTTTCCGGCTAAGACCGAGCCGACGCAGTTCAACAATTTGGGTGGAACGCTGGCGAGCCCCTGGAAGTTTCAAAAGCATGGGCAAAGTGGGATCGAAGTCAGCGAGCTGTTTCCGAATGTGGCCAAACATGTCGACGACTTGGCCGTGATACGTTCGATGACGTCGAACTTCTCGGAACATACCAACGCCAACTATTTCCTGCACACCGGCAGTGGATTGCAGGGGCGCCCCAGCATGGGAGCGTGGACGACATACGGCTTAGGCAGCGAGAACGATAACCTGCCGGGCTTTGTGGTGCTCAACGGTGGTTTGATTCCGCCTGGCGGGCTCGATAACTTCAACAGCGGATTCCTGCCGGCCGCATTCCAAGGTTCGATCTTCGCCGCGAACGATCCGCCGGTGGCGAACATCAAGTCGCGCGATAAAAGCCCTGCGGCGCAGCGTAGCAAATTGGATTTGCTGGAGAAGCTCGATCAGCTGACGCTTAATCAGGTCGGCGTCAACGACCAGATGGAGTCGGCGATTGCGAACTATGAACTTGCATTCCGGATGCAGTCGGCCGTGCCGAATCTTATGGACCTCGCTGACGAAACGCCGAAGACGTTGGAAGAGTATGGCTTGAATCATTCGTACGACAAGACCCAGATCTTCGGCCGGATGTGTTTGCTCTCGCGACGTCTCGTCGAGCGAGGCGTTCGCTTTGTCGAACTGACGGTCCCGAACGTGGGACACGATCGTTGGGATCAGCACAGCAATCTGAAAGATGGTCACGAGAAGAATAGCCTGGCCGTCGATCAGCCGATTGCCGCGCTCCTGGCCGACTTGAAACGCCGCGGGATGTTGGACTCGACGTTGGTTGTCTGGGGAGGCGAATTCGGAAGGACTCCCTTCGCCCAAGGAAAGAACGGCCGCGACCATAATCCGTTCGGTTTCACCATGTGGATGGCCGGCGGCGGCGTGAAGGGGGGAACCGTTTACGGCAGCACCGACGAGTTCGGGTACAAAGTGCAAGAGAACCGCGTCGAGATCCATGATCTTCATGCCACGATTTTGCATCTGCTGGGAGTCGACCATGAACGGCTCACGTTCCGTTTTAGCGGCCGAGACATGCGACTTACGGACGTTCATGGGCATATCTTGCACGATATCCTCACGTAGTTTGCGCGAAGTTTGCGCCTAATCGCGTGAACTTTGCGCCGGCATTGCGGTCCTTCAAGGAAGCACGAAAGGACCCACTTCGGCAGCAAAACGGCAAATCGTCACCACTTACGGCGAATGAGTGCCAAACGGCCCCTTGACAATCGACCCGTTCCGGCGGAAACTGGTTCCCTTCCCAAACGAGACTGTAGCTCAGTCGGTAGAGCAACGGACTTTTAATCCGTAGGTCCAGGGTTCGAGCCCCTGCAGTCTCACTTTAAAGCATTTCTGTGCAAGCATTTAAGGCGATTTCAGCAAACGGCTGACATCGCCTTTTTTCGTTTAGATGCGCTCGGCAACACGCAGCTTGGCAGTCCGGCTGCGAGGGTTCGCGGCGATTTCCTCGTCGGTGGCCGTGATCGGCTTTTTCGTCAGCCGATTCAATCGAGGATCTTCCAAGAAAGCTTGCTTCACAGGTCGATCTTCCAGCGAATGGAAGCTGATAATCGCCAATCGCCCGCCAGGCTTCAGGCGGTCTGGAAGCGTCTCTAAAGCGGTCTCCAGGGACGAGAGCTCCCGATTTACGGCGATACGCAGCGCTTGAAACGTACGCGTAGCCGGATGGATCCTACCGCGTCCGCTGCCGGCACTTGGGGGATAGCAGCTGATCACCACGTCAGCCAGCTGCTTTGCGGTCTCGAACGGCGTTTCCTTGCGGATATGGCAGATCTTCTTAGCGATGCGGCGACTAAGGCGTTCCTCGCCGTTCTGATAGATCAAATCGGCTAGATCTTTCTCTTTCAGATGATTCACCAAGTCAGCGGCTGTTTTCTTGTCGCGCAGATCGAACCGCAGATCGAGCGGCCCGTCCGATTCAAAGCTGAAGCCGCGGTCATCGTCGGCCAGTTGATCGCTCGAAAGCCCGAGGTCCAATAGAATTCCGTCGACTCGATCGACTTCCAGTTCGTCGAGAATCTTAGGGATCTCGACAAAGTTGGCATGAGCAATTTTGACCGGCAAACCGGCCAACGTTTCT is a window of Bremerella sp. TYQ1 DNA encoding:
- the rsmH gene encoding 16S rRNA (cytosine(1402)-N(4))-methyltransferase RsmH, yielding MAAPTIHVPVLPAEVLQWLDPAPGKVIVDGTLGGGGHTRMMAEKLGDEGFVIAVDRDVIPLKRAEETLAGLPVKIAHANFVEIPKILDELEVDRVDGILLDLGLSSDQLADDDRGFSFESDGPLDLRFDLRDKKTAADLVNHLKEKDLADLIYQNGEERLSRRIAKKICHIRKETPFETAKQLADVVISCYPPSAGSGRGRIHPATRTFQALRIAVNRELSSLETALETLPDRLKPGGRLAIISFHSLEDRPVKQAFLEDPRLNRLTKKPITATDEEIAANPRSRTAKLRVAERI
- a CDS encoding DUF1501 domain-containing protein, with protein sequence MSRRQLLSSAACGFGSLALNWMLHRDATASERLGLLGSPHAAPKVKSVIFLYMDGGPSQVDTFDPKPLLKKYDGKPFPAKTEPTQFNNLGGTLASPWKFQKHGQSGIEVSELFPNVAKHVDDLAVIRSMTSNFSEHTNANYFLHTGSGLQGRPSMGAWTTYGLGSENDNLPGFVVLNGGLIPPGGLDNFNSGFLPAAFQGSIFAANDPPVANIKSRDKSPAAQRSKLDLLEKLDQLTLNQVGVNDQMESAIANYELAFRMQSAVPNLMDLADETPKTLEEYGLNHSYDKTQIFGRMCLLSRRLVERGVRFVELTVPNVGHDRWDQHSNLKDGHEKNSLAVDQPIAALLADLKRRGMLDSTLVVWGGEFGRTPFAQGKNGRDHNPFGFTMWMAGGGVKGGTVYGSTDEFGYKVQENRVEIHDLHATILHLLGVDHERLTFRFSGRDMRLTDVHGHILHDILT
- a CDS encoding DUF1802 family protein; the encoded protein is MSCQLALKEWNVVCEAIRRGQQIVLARKGGISEPEGEFELPKDRFWLYPTHFHEAGAKLNSLGQQLLKEHPEFTQPATSPEVTMSLVCEVTDAVYVEDEAKLAASMFEQILNHEALQMRFHYRSPGIHLLVVRAYEVSTPVTVMPTEAMAGCKSWVELDAPLEMGHYEPIVDEQSFAVRKNLLLSSLRA
- a CDS encoding PSD1 and planctomycete cytochrome C domain-containing protein, translated to MMVPQSVRTAFAASLLLLMLSGSGQAAELEPPTFDAAQLEFFEKDIRPILVQRCYECHGPDSDAPGGGLYLTSRGAILDGGDSGEAIVVGKPDESLLIESIHYDGIYQMPPKSKMPADEIAKLERWVKLGAPWPAGEESNTPKKEVFDIEQRKAKHWAWQPVQRPELPAVKNEVWPQDPLDRFILAKLEEAKLAPNSPAEKTTLLRRVYFDLIGLPPQPDEVKAFLADSSPDALAKVVDRLLASPRYGEHWGRHWLDLVRYAESRGHEFDYDIPNAYEYRDYVIRSLNEDIPYNQLVIEHVAGDLLKEPRRNKEAGYNESVLGTGFWHLGDWVHSPVDIRKDETDRFDNMLDVMNKAFLGLTVTCARCHDHKFDAISQADYYAQMGFLQSSAYRQVRFETAEHNQQIAQALESLREEFQNKAVQAYQQSIDQAAERWKKELQTPESAWNVALAKAVQDGKHPLHFWAKYLAASAEQQPSVLAAAKNVMDKQQADAAAYRGQIVHDFARLVPNQWRTDGVAFGSQPRAAGEFVWDVSSPPSLRGVRTDGAAVYDTRWSGLKIAKGVQDDFGKTRNWNRAGRTLKTRTFDLSDGRIHYLVKGSGRAFAVVDSHRLVQGPLHGATVKEWKSNDAGQIRWITHDLRDYQGHAVHVELTPIDNQPMEILQIAEGETHPPLPAPQVASAASLQPSENAIGSLVEALKQAPHSADGAPLADWLVRHWDKLMPEKANPFDALAQQYREQSDAIMANAKWASRTAPGMWDNSAESEYLLIRGNTLNPADQVERQLLTAIQAESQSYDAHGSGRLELAHQMMHPDNPFASRVAVNRIWHYLMGRGIVRSVDNFGVLGEQPTHPELLDYLASEFVADGWSLKRMIRRVVLSQTYQMSSVQAGAAEEQDPKNDLFHRTEVKRLTGEAIRDSLLSVSGKLDEKMYGRSVPVHLTSFMQGRGRPSKSGPVDGQGRRSVYLEIRRNFLSPMMLAFDTPQPITTIGRRNQSNVPAQSLILLNDPMVIEQCEHWAKKAIAETPDDAHLRIERMIQEAFSRPPTEAEQALALQFLDSHAKTLGVDPNQTLASVELWRDLAHVLVNAKPFIFVR